From the Pedobacter cryoconitis genome, one window contains:
- a CDS encoding SusC/RagA family TonB-linked outer membrane protein has product MKKLYLNLRRCSLMFTVLLCGALTLVSPLSLFAQSKVISGTVTDEQRLPVPGVSIQVKGTSKSTQSDSNGKYKIQADGNAEIVFTAIGFTTQTLSAGGNAILNVNLHGTSTGLNEVVVVGYGTQKKVNVIGSIATISAKSLENRPITNLSSGLAGLSAGIAVNQSSGKPGSDGATIRIRGAGTLNNNNPLVIIDGIAGTMDAVNLNDVESMSLLKDAAAASIYGSLAANGVILITTKKGTKNKLSVNYTSMFSVATPASMPKFVTDYITHMNLVNEGYRNLGQTPVYTDATKALWAAANADPDGLTAQGIPNRVAYPNTDWAKAIFEHNLVQQHNISLNGGTENTQYLLSAGYLNNPGTMANTGTDRFQLRINLQTKVNKFLTLGTQTFASLQNFGMASTVNAFNFLRQTTPGVYPVYNGLYGFPAAAEESATANNISTYLYSTGGKDQESRFNTTVFANFDIYKGLSFETRFNYQTRFEEKNSFSNTFEKWNFATNTLKVAATTPDQLSTSYYFNKNYSTTIDNVLRYNTTVAEKHDIGVLLGYNQNYFNYYNWDATKTGLIDASITTLGSATTMTSINGDAYDYSIRSFFGRLNYAYQSKYLLEGVFRYDGSSKFAPDNRWGFFPAFSAGWRISQEPFMKNMNDYVSNLKLRASWGKTGNNVMNADASLGNYDYKAVYGSTPYSFNGLPVNGLIQSKFANGDLRWETTTVTNLGLDGSLFKGAVNFEVDLYNKFTEGILYVPTIPLTVGTATAATKNIAEISNKGVELTLGYNGKSGDFKYGVSGNFAYNFNRVKKYKGALQQGYTTDANGNQVYTSNLGSVSNGTITRILEGQQANQYYLYNVYKGNGSYKNADGSLNINGGPKDGMIRTPQDLAWLQSMVSAGYTFQPTGGAAGKTNITYGDLIYADNNGDGIYGNTYDQTFSNVSATPKYNFGLQLNFAYKGFDLSMLWAGSAGMKYYWNAAGYNSSIVSLGNAVSTLIANDHYYYNAANPSDPANNINAHYPRLKNTTDVQNSGVASDFYLYNASYVKLKNLQLGYTLSSNISKKAGMNRVRLYVSGENLFTITKFPGLDPELGVSGGQYAGVAYPTMRQYTLGLNVTF; this is encoded by the coding sequence CAAACTTTATCGGCTGGCGGTAATGCCATTTTAAATGTAAATCTGCATGGCACAAGCACAGGTTTGAATGAAGTGGTTGTAGTGGGATATGGTACACAAAAGAAAGTTAATGTGATCGGCTCGATTGCAACCATCAGTGCAAAATCATTAGAGAACCGGCCGATTACTAATCTTTCTTCTGGCCTTGCGGGCTTAAGCGCTGGTATTGCAGTGAACCAGAGTTCTGGTAAACCGGGCAGCGATGGGGCGACAATACGGATCAGGGGAGCAGGTACTTTAAACAATAATAATCCTTTAGTGATTATCGACGGAATTGCGGGTACGATGGATGCGGTTAACCTGAATGACGTGGAAAGTATGTCTTTATTAAAAGATGCTGCGGCAGCCTCAATTTATGGTTCACTGGCGGCAAACGGCGTAATCCTGATTACCACCAAAAAAGGGACAAAGAATAAACTCAGTGTCAATTATACCAGCATGTTCTCGGTCGCGACACCTGCCAGCATGCCAAAATTTGTAACTGATTATATTACCCATATGAACCTGGTAAATGAAGGTTATCGCAACCTTGGCCAGACTCCGGTTTATACGGATGCAACTAAAGCGTTATGGGCAGCTGCAAATGCTGATCCGGATGGATTGACTGCACAGGGAATCCCAAATAGAGTTGCTTATCCAAATACAGATTGGGCAAAAGCTATTTTTGAGCATAACCTGGTCCAGCAGCATAATATTTCACTGAATGGTGGAACAGAAAACACACAGTACCTTCTTTCTGCGGGTTATTTAAATAATCCCGGAACGATGGCCAATACCGGAACTGATCGTTTTCAGTTAAGGATTAATTTGCAAACTAAAGTCAATAAGTTCCTGACTTTAGGTACACAGACTTTTGCTTCTTTGCAAAATTTTGGAATGGCCAGTACGGTAAATGCTTTTAATTTTCTTCGTCAGACTACGCCGGGTGTATATCCGGTATACAACGGATTATATGGGTTTCCGGCAGCTGCTGAAGAGTCTGCTACGGCAAATAACATTTCTACTTATTTATATAGCACAGGCGGTAAGGATCAGGAATCCAGGTTTAATACTACTGTATTCGCAAACTTTGACATTTACAAAGGACTGAGTTTCGAAACCCGTTTCAATTACCAGACGCGTTTTGAAGAGAAAAATTCTTTTAGCAACACTTTCGAAAAATGGAATTTTGCGACTAATACCTTAAAGGTTGCGGCCACAACTCCCGATCAGCTGAGTACCTCTTATTATTTCAATAAGAACTATAGCACCACTATTGATAACGTTTTAAGGTATAATACGACGGTTGCTGAAAAGCATGATATTGGAGTTTTATTAGGGTACAACCAGAATTACTTCAATTATTACAATTGGGATGCGACCAAGACTGGTTTGATCGATGCCTCTATTACTACATTGGGTTCCGCGACTACAATGACCTCTATCAATGGGGATGCTTATGATTATTCAATCAGGTCATTCTTTGGCCGTTTGAACTATGCTTACCAGAGCAAGTATTTGCTGGAAGGTGTTTTTCGTTATGATGGATCTTCCAAATTTGCTCCCGATAACAGGTGGGGTTTCTTTCCTGCTTTCTCTGCGGGATGGCGTATTTCTCAGGAGCCGTTCATGAAAAATATGAATGACTATGTAAGTAATCTGAAGCTACGTGCATCATGGGGCAAAACAGGTAACAATGTGATGAATGCTGATGCGTCACTCGGAAATTACGATTATAAAGCTGTTTATGGTTCTACTCCTTATTCTTTTAATGGGTTGCCGGTTAACGGGCTGATCCAGTCAAAGTTTGCCAATGGGGATTTGAGATGGGAAACTACTACGGTAACAAACTTAGGGTTGGACGGATCGCTTTTTAAAGGGGCGGTTAATTTTGAAGTGGATTTATACAACAAGTTTACGGAAGGGATTTTATATGTGCCAACAATCCCGTTAACGGTGGGTACTGCAACTGCGGCGACTAAAAATATAGCAGAGATTTCTAATAAAGGGGTAGAGCTCACTTTGGGTTATAATGGTAAATCCGGTGATTTTAAATATGGGGTGTCTGGAAACTTCGCTTATAACTTTAACCGGGTTAAGAAATATAAAGGTGCTTTACAACAAGGCTATACTACTGATGCAAATGGTAATCAGGTGTATACGTCAAATTTGGGCAGTGTCTCGAATGGTACAATAACGCGTATCCTTGAAGGACAGCAGGCCAATCAGTACTATCTGTATAACGTTTATAAAGGAAATGGTTCTTATAAAAATGCGGACGGAAGTCTGAACATCAACGGAGGGCCTAAGGATGGAATGATCCGCACACCTCAGGATCTTGCCTGGTTGCAAAGTATGGTATCTGCTGGTTATACTTTTCAGCCAACAGGCGGAGCAGCTGGCAAAACTAATATTACTTATGGGGATTTGATTTATGCGGATAACAACGGAGATGGTATTTATGGAAATACTTATGATCAGACTTTCTCTAATGTGTCGGCAACACCAAAATATAACTTCGGTCTGCAACTTAATTTTGCTTACAAAGGTTTTGATTTGTCGATGTTATGGGCAGGTAGTGCAGGTATGAAATACTACTGGAATGCTGCTGGTTACAACAGTTCAATTGTATCGCTTGGTAATGCAGTGAGTACATTAATTGCCAATGACCACTATTATTATAATGCAGCAAATCCGTCAGATCCGGCAAATAACATCAATGCACATTATCCAAGGCTTAAAAATACGACCGATGTTCAGAATTCTGGTGTAGCCAGTGATTTCTATCTGTATAATGCTTCTTATGTGAAGTTGAAAAACTTACAGCTCGGTTATACGCTGTCTTCAAATATTTCAAAAAAGGCAGGGATGAACAGGGTAAGGTTATATGTTTCGGGAGAGAACTTGTTTACAATCACCAAATTCCCGGGGCTTGATCCTGAGCTTGGTGTTTCTGGTGGACAGTATGCAGGCGTAGCTTACCCAACGATGCGTCAGTACACATTAGGTTTAAATGTTACTTTTTAA
- a CDS encoding RagB/SusD family nutrient uptake outer membrane protein yields MRKILSIILTLVVLSGCKKNLLETAPYSAVDAEKMWTTDNLTDLGITGVYNALRLGINTSGASGLELYQLDRFGFTGQTSGSEVLMAGTITTGNSMFSDTWKNMYEGIQRANDAIKNIPLKSPSADAKKSRYIAEAKFLRAYYYFRLNQLYKGVPIYLEPFLADEAVKGRSTEDEVWTQVIADLTACIAETNLPDRYTAGNASYGHITKGAAYALRGKAYLYQQKWALAAADFSKVKDAGYGLFNNYTTLFKTANEQSNEMIFSIQNIGQANAGSTTQFFCGTRSSFGSCWNTYHVSPNLVDLYENADGSKFNWEAVLPGYSALTVAQREVYFLRNNLTAAEIAAATTRGAKMSLYLPTGNEARILQVYANRDPRLAANVITPYSTYVGVYSGINATVTSRWPYRSEAALNGDLRTDTQSYFYYLYRKFVYEGASETLNRSYGPTDFPILRYADVLLMWAEALNQLGSTGDAIAKVNEVRARAGAALLQMGNSGLPTYVSGQSDLTERIRNERRVEFPNEGINYFDELRWKSWKDKVFYTDNGVKQIWGNTVYPYSFKGDYIYNWPVPQVEIERNPNLKQNTGWIN; encoded by the coding sequence ATGAGAAAGATTTTATCAATTATACTAACCCTGGTGGTTTTATCGGGATGTAAAAAAAACTTATTGGAAACCGCGCCTTATTCTGCGGTGGATGCGGAGAAAATGTGGACGACTGATAACCTTACAGATTTGGGGATTACAGGTGTTTACAATGCCTTGCGTTTGGGGATTAATACTTCGGGTGCATCGGGGCTGGAACTTTATCAATTGGATCGTTTTGGGTTTACAGGACAGACCAGTGGTTCGGAAGTACTGATGGCAGGAACAATTACCACAGGTAATTCTATGTTTAGTGATACCTGGAAAAATATGTATGAGGGGATTCAGCGTGCTAATGATGCGATTAAAAATATTCCGTTGAAGTCTCCATCCGCAGATGCGAAAAAGAGCAGGTATATAGCAGAAGCTAAATTTTTAAGAGCTTATTATTATTTCAGGTTAAATCAATTGTACAAAGGTGTACCTATTTATCTGGAGCCATTTTTGGCGGATGAAGCGGTTAAAGGGCGTTCCACTGAAGACGAGGTCTGGACTCAGGTTATCGCCGATTTGACGGCTTGTATTGCCGAGACGAATCTTCCGGACAGGTATACTGCGGGTAATGCTTCTTATGGCCATATTACCAAAGGGGCAGCTTATGCATTACGCGGTAAAGCGTATTTATATCAGCAGAAATGGGCATTGGCTGCTGCTGATTTCAGTAAGGTTAAAGATGCGGGGTATGGTTTATTTAATAATTACACCACCTTATTCAAAACAGCTAATGAACAAAGTAATGAGATGATTTTCTCTATTCAGAATATCGGGCAGGCGAATGCAGGTTCTACGACGCAGTTTTTTTGTGGGACAAGATCTTCTTTTGGGTCTTGCTGGAATACTTACCATGTTTCGCCAAACCTGGTTGATTTATATGAAAATGCGGATGGTTCAAAGTTTAACTGGGAGGCTGTGTTGCCGGGGTATTCTGCCTTGACTGTGGCGCAGCGGGAAGTTTACTTTTTGAGGAATAATTTGACAGCGGCCGAAATTGCCGCGGCAACAACCAGAGGTGCCAAAATGAGCCTTTATTTACCAACTGGTAATGAGGCACGTATTTTACAGGTTTATGCGAATCGTGATCCAAGGTTAGCGGCAAACGTAATTACCCCTTATTCTACTTATGTAGGTGTGTATAGCGGGATCAATGCGACGGTAACTTCGAGATGGCCATACCGTTCAGAGGCTGCTTTAAATGGTGATTTGAGAACCGATACACAGAGCTATTTCTACTATCTGTACCGCAAATTCGTTTATGAAGGAGCTTCGGAGACACTAAACAGGTCTTATGGGCCTACAGATTTTCCCATTTTAAGGTACGCAGATGTACTGCTGATGTGGGCAGAAGCATTAAATCAACTGGGGTCTACGGGTGATGCGATTGCAAAAGTGAATGAGGTGAGAGCAAGAGCGGGCGCGGCTTTACTGCAAATGGGAAATAGCGGATTGCCAACTTACGTAAGTGGTCAGAGTGATTTAACAGAGCGTATCCGTAATGAACGCCGGGTAGAATTCCCGAATGAAGGGATTAATTACTTTGATGAGTTACGCTGGAAGAGCTGGAAAGACAAAGTTTTCTATACTGATAATGGGGTTAAACAGATCTGGGGAAATACAGTCTATCCTTATTCTTTTAAAGGGGATTATATTTATAACTGGCCTGTTCCACAGGTAGAAATAGAACGAAATCCTAATTTGAAACAAAATACTGGCTGGATAAATTAG
- a CDS encoding family 16 glycosylhydrolase codes for MKGYQLVVLLLLGVNLVATGQEIKKRKLIFSDEFNLQGLPDSTKWTYEVGLVRNKEPQYYTSKRLENARVENGNLVIEARSEDYKGSEYTSASLITLGKKHFRYGRVEVRAKVPKGVGSWPAIWMLGENRQQVKWPNCGEIDILEYVGKDSTQVYGTVHYADSAAKYHYLGEKPVVGAPNEDYHVYAVEWDKKGISFYYDDLKYFVFEYKKAAYDPGKIFKKPFYLLLNLALGREGTLGGPLDEHILPLKYYVDYVRVYK; via the coding sequence ATGAAGGGATATCAATTAGTTGTCTTGTTGCTGCTGGGGGTAAACCTGGTGGCAACTGGCCAGGAAATCAAGAAACGTAAGCTTATTTTTTCGGATGAATTTAATTTACAGGGGCTTCCTGATAGTACAAAATGGACTTATGAAGTGGGTTTGGTACGGAATAAAGAGCCGCAGTATTATACTTCTAAAAGGTTGGAGAATGCAAGGGTAGAAAATGGAAACTTAGTGATTGAAGCCAGAAGTGAAGATTATAAAGGTTCGGAATATACTTCAGCGAGTTTAATCACTTTGGGTAAAAAGCATTTTAGATATGGTAGGGTAGAAGTGCGGGCCAAAGTTCCTAAAGGTGTGGGGAGCTGGCCCGCTATCTGGATGTTGGGTGAAAACCGGCAGCAGGTAAAATGGCCAAACTGCGGGGAGATTGATATCCTGGAGTATGTAGGTAAGGATTCAACACAAGTTTATGGAACGGTTCATTATGCAGATTCTGCTGCTAAATATCATTATTTGGGTGAAAAGCCGGTAGTAGGAGCACCCAATGAGGATTATCATGTTTATGCGGTAGAATGGGATAAGAAAGGTATTTCCTTTTATTACGATGATTTGAAGTATTTTGTATTTGAATATAAAAAGGCTGCTTATGATCCGGGGAAGATTTTTAAAAAACCTTTTTATCTGCTGTTAAATCTGGCATTGGGCAGGGAAGGAACATTGGGAGGGCCGCTGGATGAACACATTTTACCTTTAAAATATTACGTGGATTATGTCAGGGTTTATAAATAG
- a CDS encoding polysaccharide lyase family 8 super-sandwich domain-containing protein, giving the protein MSGFINRVAVQFSLCSALLVCFSGSLSIAQEIPVPYRTIMGRINADLQGGSSAAKVQSDLAGLKEDGGWPDINYANPDYDPLQRIKGIAIAYSGANHQLYGDAKAYDGVVRSLQHWLKLNPKNKNWWYNDIFYPKTIGEILILMRYGKTPLPAALEQSLITRMIRKLKTGDGANTSDEALHYLYRACLTGRKTTLDSASKYLFEPVSITDGKEGLQVDNSYFQHGKQQAIGSYGTVFASNSVNAAFYLRGTAYAMPAGQLTLLMTYLKDTFFRTIRGSFFDFNVRGRGISRRDSLKGVFGGLITKIKVLNPENTAYWDAAAKRMAIAVPASYGIIPGNRVYWKSGYALHVRPEYTFSVQTASSRTLRTERGNNENILGKFLADGATNIQVRGDEYANVMPVWEWDKIPGTTSRDYSNDEGATIKQDWGIPGTTAFVGGVSNGLYGLSVYTQDIDGVQAKKAWFFFDKEVVCLGAGIKSDASEEVKTTLNQSWLKGEVILDKAHAAPGWVWHDHIGYFLPEGGGFIVSDKLQKGSWYRINQSQSKEEISGKVFQLSLSHGVKPLAGHYEYIVVPGLKDAGAMRSYNLSMLRILSNTSDLQVVEHKGLDLLQLVFYKDGVFSAEDFSIKADKACTILIQGLHTENPIINVADPAQENTVIQLEVKLPGLKEVKKLNCVLPLGAQRGATVSNRLSPGHN; this is encoded by the coding sequence ATGTCAGGGTTTATAAATAGGGTTGCTGTTCAGTTTAGTTTATGCAGTGCGCTGCTGGTTTGTTTCAGTGGAAGTTTGTCCATTGCTCAGGAGATCCCCGTTCCTTACAGGACAATTATGGGGCGGATCAATGCTGATTTGCAAGGCGGTTCCTCGGCTGCTAAGGTGCAGTCTGATCTTGCTGGTTTAAAAGAAGATGGCGGCTGGCCGGATATCAATTATGCGAATCCGGATTACGACCCTTTGCAAAGGATTAAAGGGATTGCGATTGCTTATAGTGGGGCAAATCATCAATTGTATGGTGATGCAAAGGCATATGATGGTGTGGTCAGATCGCTTCAGCATTGGCTGAAATTGAATCCTAAAAACAAAAACTGGTGGTACAATGATATCTTTTATCCGAAGACAATTGGTGAAATACTGATCCTGATGCGTTATGGGAAAACTCCTTTACCAGCAGCTCTGGAACAGTCTTTAATTACCAGGATGATCCGGAAATTAAAAACTGGAGATGGAGCAAATACTTCGGATGAGGCTTTGCATTATTTGTACCGTGCTTGTTTAACCGGCCGTAAAACTACCTTGGATTCTGCTTCAAAATATTTGTTTGAGCCTGTTTCGATTACGGATGGTAAAGAAGGGTTGCAGGTAGATAACAGCTACTTTCAACATGGAAAACAGCAGGCAATTGGCAGTTATGGGACTGTGTTTGCCAGTAATTCTGTGAATGCAGCTTTCTATTTGAGAGGTACTGCTTATGCAATGCCTGCCGGTCAGCTGACTCTACTGATGACTTATCTGAAGGATACTTTTTTCAGGACTATCCGCGGAAGTTTCTTTGATTTTAATGTGCGTGGCCGGGGGATCAGCAGAAGAGATTCTTTGAAAGGGGTTTTTGGAGGCTTGATCACTAAGATTAAAGTTTTGAACCCGGAAAATACAGCTTATTGGGATGCGGCAGCTAAACGAATGGCGATAGCCGTACCTGCTTCTTATGGGATTATACCGGGTAACAGGGTGTATTGGAAAAGCGGATACGCCTTACATGTCCGTCCTGAATATACTTTTAGCGTGCAGACTGCTTCGTCCAGAACATTAAGAACGGAAAGGGGGAATAATGAAAATATACTGGGCAAGTTTCTGGCCGATGGTGCAACAAATATCCAGGTGCGTGGTGATGAATATGCGAATGTAATGCCGGTTTGGGAATGGGATAAAATTCCGGGAACAACCAGCAGGGATTATTCAAATGATGAAGGAGCTACGATTAAGCAGGATTGGGGGATTCCCGGAACAACTGCTTTTGTTGGTGGGGTGAGCAATGGTTTATATGGTTTGTCTGTTTATACGCAGGATATTGATGGCGTACAGGCTAAAAAGGCATGGTTCTTTTTTGATAAAGAGGTAGTGTGTTTAGGGGCTGGAATCAAAAGTGACGCTTCGGAAGAAGTGAAGACTACTTTAAATCAGAGCTGGTTAAAGGGAGAGGTCATTTTGGATAAAGCGCATGCTGCGCCTGGATGGGTATGGCATGACCATATTGGTTATTTTCTTCCTGAAGGCGGGGGCTTTATTGTGAGTGATAAATTGCAAAAAGGAAGTTGGTACCGGATCAATCAGTCTCAGTCAAAAGAAGAAATAAGCGGGAAAGTGTTTCAGCTTTCTTTAAGTCATGGGGTTAAACCTTTGGCCGGACATTACGAATATATAGTGGTTCCGGGATTAAAGGATGCGGGCGCAATGCGGAGTTATAATTTATCCATGCTCAGAATTTTAAGTAATACATCAGATTTACAGGTTGTAGAACATAAGGGGCTGGATCTTTTACAATTGGTTTTTTATAAAGATGGCGTGTTTTCGGCGGAAGATTTCAGCATTAAGGCTGATAAGGCTTGTACGATTCTGATTCAAGGTTTACATACGGAAAATCCGATTATCAATGTGGCGGATCCTGCGCAGGAAAATACGGTTATACAGCTTGAAGTGAAATTACCCGGATTAAAAGAGGTAAAGAAATTGAATTGTGTTTTACCATTGGGTGCACAACGGGGTGCTACGGTTAGCAACCGTTTAAGTCCCGGACATAATTAA
- a CDS encoding glycoside hydrolase family 88 protein, which translates to MKKKINLIAGLLLLAGSASFAQKSGTQLQSMKQLIDEQFNFAVKQYKVLDKNIPAGLTPQSFDAKNNKLVAYDIKWWCSGFYSGSLWYIYEQTNDAAVKKTAEKALKVIEPNQNYSGNHDLGFMMFCSFGNAYRLTKDPAYKTIIDRSAASLAKRYRPAIESIQSWDKNKYWKCPVIIDNMMNLEMLNWVSDNGGDAKYKDIAVKHANTTLKNHFRPDFSSYHVVDYDLTTGKVNRKATWQGAADCSAWARGQAWALYGYTMMYRDTKDQKYLDQAKGIAHFILNHPNLPADKIPFWDFDAPKIPYAERDASAGAIAASALLELAQYTAEGKEKTEFLSSAETMIRSLATPVYRAKLGENGGFLLLHSTGALPLNSEIDVPLVYADYYFLEALGRYKKWYL; encoded by the coding sequence ATGAAGAAGAAAATCAATTTAATTGCAGGACTACTCTTACTGGCGGGATCTGCCTCTTTTGCGCAGAAATCAGGAACACAATTACAAAGCATGAAGCAATTAATTGATGAACAGTTTAATTTTGCTGTAAAACAGTACAAAGTTCTGGACAAGAACATCCCTGCTGGTTTAACGCCACAAAGTTTTGATGCTAAAAATAATAAACTGGTTGCCTACGATATCAAATGGTGGTGCAGCGGTTTTTATAGCGGTTCGTTATGGTATATCTACGAACAGACTAACGATGCCGCGGTGAAAAAGACAGCTGAAAAAGCATTGAAGGTTATTGAGCCGAATCAAAATTACAGTGGTAATCATGATCTTGGTTTTATGATGTTTTGCAGTTTTGGCAATGCTTACCGCCTCACCAAAGATCCTGCTTATAAAACAATTATTGACAGGTCTGCTGCTTCGCTGGCTAAACGTTATCGTCCGGCAATTGAATCTATCCAGTCGTGGGATAAAAATAAATACTGGAAATGTCCGGTGATCATAGACAATATGATGAACCTGGAAATGTTGAATTGGGTGAGTGATAACGGAGGAGATGCGAAGTATAAAGATATTGCTGTTAAACATGCCAATACGACTTTAAAGAATCATTTCAGACCTGATTTTAGCTCTTATCACGTGGTAGATTATGATTTGACAACTGGAAAAGTTAACCGTAAAGCGACGTGGCAGGGAGCAGCTGATTGTTCTGCATGGGCACGCGGGCAAGCCTGGGCATTGTATGGATATACGATGATGTACCGGGATACTAAGGATCAAAAATATCTGGATCAGGCAAAGGGGATTGCTCATTTTATCCTGAACCATCCAAACCTGCCTGCTGATAAAATCCCTTTCTGGGATTTTGATGCCCCAAAAATCCCTTATGCGGAACGTGATGCTTCTGCGGGGGCTATAGCTGCATCGGCTTTGTTAGAGCTGGCTCAGTATACCGCAGAAGGTAAGGAGAAAACGGAATTTCTATCTTCGGCAGAGACGATGATCAGATCTCTGGCAACTCCGGTATACCGTGCTAAATTAGGTGAAAACGGTGGTTTTCTGTTGTTACATAGTACAGGTGCACTTCCTTTGAACAGTGAAATTGATGTACCTTTAGTTTATGCCGATTATTACTTCCTGGAAGCTTTAGGAAGATATAAAAAGTGGTATTTGTAA
- a CDS encoding DUF2264 domain-containing protein: MILFLSFLVVFSTAAQQTGKGKPATGAQDRQVWVKALYKISYPVVYNLANETLKKKMPLETGPEYALNLKSVTYLEAVGRTMAGIAPWLALPDDRTEEGKMRKEMRTLLLKGLKNAVNPKSPDYLNFRTEGQPIVDAAYVAQAFIRAPEALWEPLDKETKARFVEEFKSLRDRSGAYNNWLLFSGLTEGFLLSIGEQYDPARVQFAVNKMKEWYVGDSWYSDGEKFSMDYYNSYVIHTMLVDLEKILADHKKAPVSDYDQALKRMVRYSEYLERIISPEGTYPAYGRSVTYRTAAFQALAQTALLEKLPAYVKPAQVRCGLTKVIQNMFTGDQNFDDKGWLVLGFNGHQPAIADYYTSTGSLYMATLGFLTLGLPADNEFWTGPAAAWTSLKAWTGQEVVKDYKVAY; this comes from the coding sequence ATGATACTATTCTTGTCTTTCCTGGTTGTTTTTTCCACTGCTGCACAGCAGACCGGTAAGGGCAAACCTGCTACTGGAGCACAAGACAGACAAGTTTGGGTCAAAGCATTATATAAGATTTCTTATCCCGTGGTTTATAACCTGGCTAACGAAACATTAAAAAAGAAGATGCCTTTGGAAACAGGGCCTGAATATGCTTTGAACCTTAAAAGTGTGACTTATCTGGAAGCGGTTGGCAGGACAATGGCTGGTATAGCGCCCTGGCTGGCTCTTCCTGATGACCGTACTGAGGAAGGGAAGATGCGTAAAGAGATGCGCACCTTGCTTTTAAAGGGGTTGAAGAATGCAGTAAATCCTAAAAGTCCTGATTATTTGAATTTCAGAACTGAAGGTCAGCCGATTGTAGATGCTGCTTATGTGGCTCAGGCTTTTATTCGTGCGCCAGAAGCTTTGTGGGAACCTTTGGACAAGGAAACTAAAGCTCGCTTTGTAGAGGAGTTTAAGTCTTTGAGAGACCGGAGCGGAGCTTACAATAACTGGCTTTTGTTCTCTGGTTTAACGGAAGGTTTTTTATTGAGTATTGGCGAGCAATATGATCCTGCAAGGGTTCAGTTTGCAGTCAATAAAATGAAAGAGTGGTATGTAGGGGACAGCTGGTATAGTGATGGTGAAAAATTCAGTATGGATTATTATAATTCATATGTAATTCATACGATGCTGGTTGATCTTGAAAAGATTCTGGCTGACCATAAAAAAGCACCGGTAAGTGATTATGATCAGGCGTTAAAAAGAATGGTCAGATATTCGGAGTATCTGGAAAGGATTATTTCTCCGGAGGGTACTTATCCGGCTTATGGACGTTCTGTAACTTACCGGACAGCGGCATTTCAGGCACTGGCCCAGACTGCGTTACTGGAGAAACTTCCAGCTTATGTAAAGCCGGCGCAGGTTCGTTGCGGGTTAACCAAAGTGATCCAGAATATGTTCACAGGAGATCAGAATTTTGATGATAAAGGTTGGCTGGTATTAGGTTTTAATGGCCATCAGCCGGCAATCGCAGATTATTATACTTCTACAGGAAGTTTGTATATGGCAACTTTAGGGTTTTTGACGCTTGGGCTTCCGGCAGATAATGAGTTTTGGACGGGGCCGGCAGCAGCATGGACTTCTTTAAAGGCATGGACGGGACAAGAGGTGGTCAAGGATTATAAAGTAGCGTATTAG